From Medicago truncatula cultivar Jemalong A17 chromosome 7, MtrunA17r5.0-ANR, whole genome shotgun sequence, a single genomic window includes:
- the LOC11440833 gene encoding heat shock 70 kDa protein 4, with product MAKKYEGAAIGIDLGTTYSCVGVWQEQNDRVEIIHNDQGNKTTPSCVGFSNSQRLIGDAAKNQASSNPTNTVFDAKRLVGRKYSDSVIQNDLLLWPFKVNADANDKPMIVVTCKGEEKHFFAEEISAMVLTKMREFAEVFLESPVKNAVITVPAYFNDSQRRATKDAGVIAGLNVMRIINEPTAAALAYGLQKRANCVEERKVFIFDLGGGTFDVSLLTLKNNAFTVKATAGDTHLGGEDFDNRLVNHFVNELKRKNKVDISGNSKALRKLRTACERAKRSLSYDTEATIDIDAICQGVDFCSSITRAKFEQLNMDLFEKCMKTVKSCFNDAKMDSSSMDDVVLVGGSSRIPKVQSLLQNFFRGKDIFKSINPDEAVAYGAAVQAALLSGGIKTVPNLVLRDVIPLSLGTSVSGDIMDILIPRNTSIPVKRTQTYVTCDDYQSYVLNEVYEGERMKASENNLLGFFNLSVPRAPRGLPHKVCFTIDADGILNVSCEDETSGNKKDITITNEIGRLSTDEIKRIIQEAENFKAEDIKFKKKSEAINALDDYLYNVKKVMKDTNVSSLLPTQSKNKITSLITKCEYLLDGDKNEETYVFVNMLKKLESITESTLGMKKNG from the exons GATTGGTGATGCTGCCAAAAATCAAGCTTCCTCTAACCCAACAAACACTGTCTTTG ATGCTAAGAGGTtggttggaagaaaatatagtgATTCTGTTATTCAGAATGATTTACTGTTGTGGCCCTTCAAGGTAAATGCTGATGCTAATGATAAACCCATGATTGTCGTGACGTGTAAGGGGGAAGAGAAACACTTTTTTGCTGAAGAAATATCAGCTATGGTCCTCACAAAGATGCGGGAGTTCGCTGAAGTATTTTTGGAGTCACCTGTCAAAAATGCAGTGATTACAGTACCTGCTTATTTCAATGATTCACAGCGAAGAGCCACCAAAGATGCTGGTGTCATTGCTGGCCTCAATGTAATGCGGATAATCAATGAACCTACAGCTGCTGCTCTTGCATACGGCCTTCAAAAGAGAGCTAATTGTgttgaagagagaaaagttttCATCTTTGATCTTGGTGGTGGAACTTTTGATGTATCTCTCCTTACATTGAAGAATAATGCCTTTACAGTCAAGGCCACTGCCGGAGATACTCACCTTGGAGGAGAGGACTTTGATAATCGGTTGGTGAATCATTTTGTGAATGAATTGAAGAGGAAAAACAAAGTTGACATTAGTGGAAATTCAAAAGCTCTGAGGAAGTTGAGAACTGCATGCGAGAGGGCAAAAAGGTCGCTTTCTTACGACACTGAAGCCACAATTGATATAGATGCTATATGTCAGGGTGTTGATTTCTGTTCATCAATCACTCGGGCCAAGTTTGAGCAACTCAACATGGACCTCTTTGAAAAGTGTATGAAAACTGTTAAGAGTTGTTTTAATGATGCTAAGATGGACAGTAGTAGTATGGATGATGTTGTACTAGTTGGTGGCTCTTCTAGGATTCCCAAAGTGCAGAGTCTGCTGCAAAACTTTTTCAGGGGGAAGGATATTTTTAAAAGCATCAACCCTGATGAAGCTGTTGCTTATGGTGCTGCTGTCCAGGCTGCTTTGTTGAGCGGAGGCATTAAGACTGTTCCGAACTTGGTGCTGCGAGATGTTATACCTCTGTCTCTTGGTACCTCAGTTAGTGGAGATATCATGGATATACTGATTCCAAGGAACACTTCCATTCCTGTCAAAAGGACTCAAACATATGTAACTTGTGATGATTACCAAAGCTATGTCTTGAATGAGGTTTATGAGGGTGAGAGAATGAAAGCCAGTGAGAACAACTTGTTGGGTTTTTTTAATCTCTCAGTTCCTCGTGCACCTCGAGGCCTTCCTCACAAAGTATGCTTTACAATAGATGCTGATGGAATTTTGAACGTCTCTTGTGAGGATGAAACCTCTGGGAATAAGAAAGATATTACCATAACTAATGAAATTGGAAGATTATCAACTGATGAAATTAAGAGAATAATTCAAGAAGCTGAGAATTTCAAAGCAGAAGACATAAAGTTCAAGAAGAAATCTGAGGCAATAAATGCTTTGGATGACTATCTCTACAATGTGAAGAAAGTTATGAAGGATACGAATGTTAGTTCTTTGCTTCCCACGCAAAGCAAAAATAAGATCACTTCCCTAATTACAAAATGTGAATATTTGCTTGATGGTGACAAGAATGAAGAAACATATGTGTTTGTGAACATGTTGAAGAAGCTTGAGAGCATCACTGAATCTACTTTGGGcatgaaaaaaaatggttag